Part of the Stackebrandtia endophytica genome is shown below.
CCAGTCCACCGGATTGTTCGCGTGCTGTTGCAGATAGGGCGAGAGCGCGTCCCCGAGCCGATTCATCCCCCCAGCCTGTCACACTCCCTCACCTGCGCGAAGGCGGCGTGTGCGGCCGGGGGAGGATGCTCTACGGATCGGGAAGGCAGCTGATGCACTTCCACCGAAGGTCATCGGGGTCGTGGGTAATAAACGGTGATGCATAGACATCGACGCGGCCCTGGCTGAACGCCGGCGGCACCAATGCCCCGAAGGTGACGGTGGCTTGCGAGGCGAGATTCACGGTGAATCGCTTCCAACCCTCCGAGGCGATGACGACGAACTCGTCACCGGACCTGCCCTCGTACTGGGCATTCGCCCGCAGCACCTGGAGTTCACGCACCTCACGCTTCCAATGCGGTCACCAAGGCGGCGGCGACACGGTCGACGTCGGCCGGGGTGGTCCGCCAGTTGCTGAAGGCGGCTCGGATCGCGGGGAGGCCCCTGTGGATAGTCGGGGTCAGGAACGCGTCGCCGGACTCGGCGACGGTCTCCAACAGGGCCGAAACCCGCTCGGTGGTGGGACGTTCGGTGAGGGTGAAGCAGACGACGTTGAGCCGCACCGGATCGAGCAGTCGGACGGTGGGCAGCTCATCGACCAGGTCGCCGAAGCGTCGGGCGGCGGCGATATCACGTTCCACGATTTCGCGGTGCCCGCTCCTGCCGTAGGCGGTGAGGGTGAACCAGGCCGCCAACGCCCGCATCCGCCGGGAGTTCTCCGGTGTCAGGTGCACGAATCCCGGATCATCTCCGGGTTCCCCCAGGTAGGCGGCGTGGTTGTGGAACACCCGTGCCTGCAGATCGGTCCGGTGGGTGAACTGCACTCCGGAGTCGTAGGGAACATTGAGCCACTTGTGCAGATCGACGCAGATCGAGTCGGCCAGGTGAAGACCGTGCACCAGATGGGCGTGCTCCGGCGACAGTGCCGCGAAGCCTCCAAAAGCCGCATCGACGTGCAACCAGAACGGGAAGTCCTCGCGCAGTCGGCCCACTGAGGACAGATCGTCGAAGTCGGCGGTGTTGACGGTGCCGGAATTGGCCACCACGATCGCAGGTCGCCCGTTCAACGCCGCCAGGTCGGCCCGAAGTGCGGCGGGGTCAACGGCTTCCCGGCCCGGCAGCGACTGAACGATGCGCAGCGCACCGCGACCGATGCCCAACAGCGACAGTGCCTTGTAGATACTGGAATGTGGAGTCGCGGACAGGACGGTGATCTCTCCGAGCGCGGCGACTCCGGCCTCGAATACCGACACACCGAGTTGTTCGCCGAGCCATTCTCGCGCCACAGCCAGCCCAACCACGTTCGACATGGTTGCACCGGTGACGAAGCTGCCCGGCATGGCCGAGGGAAGTCCCAGCATCTCCGCCAACCAGGTCAGGGTGTGGCGCTCCAGCGCGTCGGAGGCGGAGACCCCGTCACCGGCGGCGTTCTGATCGAACACGCTGGTCAACCAGTCACCGGCGACGGCGGCGGGAGTCGCCCCTCCCGTGACGAACCCCAGGTAGCGTCCGCCGGCGCTGCCCGACAGCCCCGGCTCCCATTCCCGGGCGAACCGGTCCAGGGCACCGGAGAGCCCCACACCCCGCTCGGGCAGCGACGGGTGCTCGACGGGTTCGGCGGTCACCGCGGCGGGCCGATCCTCGAGTCCCACGGCGTACCGAGCGGCGTCCTCGGCGACCACGGCCAGCAGGTCCGCGAACGCGGCATGATCGTCGGCGAGTTTGGGGTCCACGATGGTCCTCCCGGTTGTCAACGGCTATCTGGAAACCTATCTCGACGACCGGGCACACGAGGGCAGCCGACCCGTCGTGGCCAACCGAATAAGTTCCAACTCCCCAGCCGATACGACGTCACCCGGCGAGCAGATGGGACGTTTCGGCACGTCCGCGGCGACCCGGCTGACACCGACCGGTCCCGCCTGATCCGTGTCGGCTCCGAGTACCCAGGCCGGCGGTGTCCGGCGCGGTGGTGACGATCCGCCCATCTCATCGGCGACACGACCCTCGGCGCCTGCTCGCGTAGCGTTTCGCATCCGTGCCGTCCCCGATGCGGGCGAACACGTCTGGCGGGTCCGGCGAAGCGCTGACCGGTGTTCGGCTCGGTGAGTAATCGCTTCAGCGCGTCATCACAGGGGGAAAGCCGGTTGGCAGACCGGCGGAAACTTGCGATCATCAGGGGCCTGACCTGGGCGGCCGACAACCGCCGAGGTCATCGCGAACCGACCCTCGAGGAGCGTCAATGACGAACTACGCAGCAGTTATCACCGATTTCTGGCAGACGATGTTTCGTGGTGACGTCCGCTACGGGGACGAGACGGTCACCGTGACCGCGAACCCCGACCTCGCCCACGACCGGCGAGCCATGGTGCTGGAGACCGTCGAGGGGCCGGCCGCACTCGTGGTGACCCCCGACCTCGCCGAGCGGTTGGACTTCTCGGGACGCCCCGACCTGTCGGAACTGCGCCGCAGACTGTCCGATGTCGACATCACTCTTCATGGTGCCGACCACCTCTTCTACTTCACCCGGGCGGCACGAGATCGGTTGCTGGCCGAAGGACCCGCCGACCACGTCCGGCAGCTGACCCGGCAGGACGTCGATCTGTTCGACGCGTTCACCTCCAGTGCCTCCGAATCGGACCTCGACGATGCCTTCGTGGAGCTCGATCATTGGGCCGTGTTCGGTGTCTTCGAGGACGGACGCCTGGTCGCCGCCGCCAGCATGTACCCGTGGCAGAAGTCCACTCTGGCCGATGTCGGGGTGCTGACACTGCCGTCGTATCGGGGCCGGGGCCACGCCCGCCACGTCGTTCGCGCCATCTGCCGATACGCCTACCATCAGCGGCACCAACCGCAGTACCGCTGCCAGCTGGACAACGACGCCTCGGTGGCACTGGCCCGGTCGGCCGGACTGACCCGGTTCGGGCAGTGGGACGTGGTCGCCGAATAACCTCAGCCGAAAATCGATCACCTCGACGGTAAACAACCCTCCCGGGCCGACGCGTTGTAAAGGTGGAAGGGTTCAACACCGGGAGCGTGATGGCGGACTTCGATGACTTCGTGCGGGGGCGCGGCGGCGCGCTCCTGCGGTTCGCCTTCCTGCTGTGCGGTGACCGACACCGCGCGGAGGATCTGGTGCAGGAGGCCTTGATGCGCTGTCATCACCGGTGGCGTCGAATCGAGCGGCTCGCAGGACCGGAAGCCTACGTGCGCAAGGTGATTCTGCGACAGTTCCTGTCGTGGCGGCGGCTTCGTTCGTCCCGGGAGATCGCCGCCGACCGGATTCCCGATCGTCGCGTGGACGGCGAAGCCGACACCTTCGCCGAACGCAGTGCGATCCGGGACGTTCTGGGATCGCTGCCCCGTCGACAACGCGCGGTCCTGGTTCTGCGTTTCTACGAGGATCTACCCGACGGTGCAATCGCGGACCTGTTGGGCTGTTCCCCCGCCACCGTGCGGGTGCACGCCGGCCGAGCGCTGGCGTCCCTGCGCAGGCACCCGGAGTTCACGGCGAGCGGGGTCGACCATGACTGACATCAAGCACGCCCTGGAGGCCGAGGCGCTATCGGCTCCCGGTCCCACCGGACTGCTCGAACGCGTCAAACGACGCAGTCGACGGCGGCGGCTGTGCCAGGCCGGCGTCGGTGGGTTCGCCGTGGCCGTCATGCTGGCGGCGGTCGTGGGATGGGTGTGGCCGCAGACCGGCCCATCACCGGCGGCGAGTCGGCTGGGCACCGGGGATGTGGCGATCTGTTTCACCACGACGCAGGCGCCCTGGTCGGTCACCATTACCGAGCACGCCGGGGGCGACACCATCGACAGTCGCACCGAGGAGTTCACCTCCCTGTCATCGCCGATCGAACAACCGATCGTCGGTGAAGTGCACACGCTGACCGTGTCGATCCGTTCCGGCCCAATGGAATCAGGTGCCTTGACGACGGCGCGACCGCTTGAGTTCGGCGAGACCGCCGCGGTCGTCGGGTTCATAGATGAGCGCCCGGTCGTGATGTTCGAGTCGAGCGTCGCCGACTTCGTGATCGAGGTGACGGCGGCCGACTCTGATATGGACATCGACGTGCTGGTGGAGTTCGCCCGCAGCATCACCGTCCACACCGACCCGTCGGGCTGCGCCGACTGACCACCAGTTCCATCCCACCCGACAAGGACGCTCCATGCCTCGATACCCCATGCCTAAAAACCATCTATCTCAAAGCCATCTGTCTCGACGCCCCCTGTCTCGACACCTCCCGTCTCGCAACTCCCCGGCGATCCCCCGGCGTGATCTGCTGCGCCTGCTGTCCATCGCGGCGGTGATTCCACCGTTGTCGGCGGTACTCGGCGGCTGTGAGTCCTCGACCGGGGATCCGGTGCGCGACATCGAGAACCTGTTGGCCGACCGATTGGCCGACAACGCCAACCTGACCCTGGGGGTGGTCGCCGATGGGGAAGTCCGCTACCGGGGCGACTTCGGCAGCATCGATCGTGAACGCGATCTGCCCGCGACCTCCCGCTCGGTGTACGACATCGGTTCGGTCACCAAGCAGTTCACCGCCGCAGCCGTGTTGGCGCTCGAAATGGACGGCGCGCTGCGGGTGACCGACTCCGTCGCCGATCACCTCCCCGAGTTGAACCGGACCGATGTGACGATTCACCATCTGCTCACCCACACCTCCGGGCTGGTGGACGTCCTCGGTGCGGATGACGACCCGGTCGGTCGTGACGACTTCATCGCCGAGGCGGCGGCGACCCCGCCGACCTCGCCACCGGGTCGCTACGCGTACTCGAATGTGGGCTACAGCCTTCTCGGCGCGATCATCGAGCGGGCCACCGATCTATCCTATGAGGAGTACCTGGCGCGGCGACTGTTCGCTCCTGCCGCCATGACCGACACCGGCTATGTTCTGCCGCAATGGGATTCCCGAGACATCGTCGTTGAGTACGACGAACGGTCCCGACCGCACGGACGACCCAACGAACAGCCTTGGGCCAATGACGGTCCATACTGGAACCTTCGAGCCAACGGCGGAGTCCTGTCCACCGCCGACGACATGTGCCGCTGGCTGCTGGCCCTGGACGGCACCGACATTCTCTCCGAACCGATGGCGACGAAGATGTTCACCCCGCACACTCCCGAGGAGGACGACTCCAGCTGGTACGGCTACGGCTGGGTCATCCTGGAGGAATCCGGGCACCGCCTCGCCTGGCACAACGGCGGCAACGACCGGTCCTACAGCGAGATCCTGCGCGACCTCGACACCGGCACCGCGCTGTTCTGGTCCACCAACCAGGTCGCCGACATCGATGCATGGGATCTCGCCGAGTCCGACCTGACCTTCGAGCTTCTGACCGTCCTCCGCCGGTTCGGTTGGTGACCGTCGCCAATCACATTGCGTGCGGGATGGCCCCCGCGACCCTGGCCGCGCTGGAGTGAACGACCACGTCCGTCACCGGTCGGTGACGAACTTGGTCACCGCCGACTCGTAACCGGCGGGATTCTCGTTCCAGGAGGCGGTGTGGCCGGCCGTCGTCGTCACGAGGGTCATGAGCGCCGGATCGACGGCCTCGGCGAACTCGAGGCTCGCCGCGACGTCCACGGTCTCGTCGTCGAGATCGGCGAACAGCAGGATCGGGATCGCCACCTCGGCGGCGAACCGACGTTGGTCCAGATCGGTCAAGTCCAGGTCGACCCGCCACTCGACCAACCATTTGGCGACCGTGACGATCGGGGCGGGCACCGAACGCTGCGCACCCTGTTTATCGAGAGTGGATCCCCAGTCCAGGACCGGAGAATCCAGGATGACCCCGCTGACCAGGTCGCGGTCGTCCATGCGCCGCGCCGCCGTCATGACCACCGCACCACCCATGGACCAGCCGTAAAGCACCACATCGGAGGCCCCTGCGGCAACCGCGTAGTCGACCGCGGCCGCCACGTCGCGCCATTCGGTGTCGCCCAAGTGATGCAGGCCGTCCGGGGATGCCGGGGCGCCCTCGTCGTTGCGATGGGTGATGGACAATACCGGCATACCGGCCGCATGCAGCGTTGGGATGATCCGCAGCGCCTCCCGGGGGCCGGCGTTGCGGCCGTGCACCGCGATCACCCAGGTGTCACCGTCGGCGGGAACATACCAGGCGGGGGCGCCTCCCAGCTCGGTGTCGATGTCGACCGTCTCATAGGGAATACCGAAGGCCGTCTCGGGATCCTCACCGACGGCCCAGAGGTCGATCCGAGTCGCGGTACCGGCCGTCAAGGTTCCATAGAGGATCCGCTGGATCGGACGGACCACGAAGCCGTCCTCGATGCGCAGCACGTCGCCCAGCAGCGCCCGGCCCTCGGGCCAGTGAAGGCCCCACACACCGGGGCGGGTGGTCTCATCGGTCACCGGCAGAGTCACCTCGGTGCCGTTGACCGCCGCCACGGTCACGGGGTAGTCGTATTCACCGTGTGTCACGTTGACGACCTCACCGGAGAAGTACCAACCGGCACCCCCGACCACACCACCCAACAGGACGATGAGGACGACCAGCGTGACGGTCACGAGGCGGCGCCATCGTCGAGGGCGTCGGGGCGACTGTGTTTCTTCGGTGTTCTGGGCAAGGTCGGTCACCGGGGCACTCCGTCGGGCAAGGGGCATGGAAACGGTAGCCACGACACGCTATCGCGAGGGATCCACCATCGCCATCCGTCGTTCGAACGAACACCCGGTTCCGTCGTCGGGCACGTGGGCGTCGTTCACCCGGGGCACGTAACCTCGCGGGAGACGCGAGTGGGATCGCGACAGGTTCTCTGCGTAAGAAGCTGTCTTTGGACCTCGTTCGTCGTGAGCGGCGGTCCAGGCGAGTGCATTCGCAGTGGCGGAGGCGTTCCTGCATACCGGTGTTGTATGCGGGGACACCGACAACACCGCGAGGCGCCCGTCTGGTCGTCGCGCAACAGAACAGCAGGTTCAAAGACAGCTTCTAAGGGGCGGATATGACCGAACTTCTCACCCGATGGGGCGCTCAGCTGGATCCCGAGGAGATTCTTCCGGAGTATCCACGGCCGCAACTGGTTCGAGACAGTTATCTGAATCTCAACGGGCGCTGGGACTACGTGATCACTCCGGCGGAGGTCACCGAGCCCGACCGGTTCGACGGCACGATTCTCGTACCGTTCTCCCCGGAGGCGCCGTTGTCGGGCGTCGATCGGCAACTGCTCCCCGATCAGCGGCTGTGGTATCGCCGCACCTTCGAACTGCCGCCGGGCTTTCGGCGGGACCGGGTTCTGTTGCATTTCGGAGCGGTGGACGAATCCTGCCAGGTATTCCTCAATGGATCATCGGTGGGATCCCACTCCGGTGGTTACTGGCCGTTTCACTGCGACATCACCGATGCCCTCGAAGACGGCGTCAACACCATCCTGGTCGCCGTACGCGACAGCACCGACACCGATGGGCACGCACACGGAAAGCAGCGGTTGGAACGGGGTGGCATCTGGTACACCGCGCAGTCCGGAATCTGGCAGACGGTGTGGCTGGAGAGCGTGCCGACCAGCCACATCACCTCACTGTCGGTGACCCCGCATCTGGATGACGAGTCCATCGAGATCACCGTCTACTCCAGCGGCGCGGAGGAGCGGGCGCAGATCACCATCCGAGACGGTGAGGAGATCGTCGCCACCGCGCGAATCAATAGTGGACAGCCGACGATGATTCCGTTGGCCAGGCCACGGATGTGGTCACCCGAGGATCCGCACCTGTACGACCTGACCGTCCAATTGGGTGACGACGAGGTGGGCAGCTACTTCGGCATGCGTTCCTTCGGCATCGGCGAGGACGATGCCGGCGTTCCACGGATACTCCTCAATGGTCGGCCCTATTTCCACGCCGGAGTCCTCGATCAGGGCTACTGGCCCGACGGGTTGTACACCGCGCCGTCCGACGCGGCGATGATCCACGACATCGCGACCATGAAGGACCTCGGCTACACGATGCTGCGCAAGCACATCAAGATCGAGCCGCTTCGCTGGTACTACCACTGCGACCGGCTGGGCATGCTCGTGTGGCAGGACCTGGTCAACGGCGGTGGCCCCGCCGACCCGCAGGTCGCCAAGGTGCCGAGGGGCGCACACCTGGACGACACCGACCTGGAGCGGTTCGGCCGCGCCGATCGCGGCAACCGCAAAGAGTTCCGCCGTCAACTGAGACAGACGGTCGCGCTGCTGCGCAACGTGGTGAGCCTCGCGGTATGGGTGCCGTTCAACGAGGGTTGGGGGCAGTTCGAGGCCGCCGCTATCACGGAGGAATTGGCCGGTTTGGATCCGACCCGCCTGATCGACCAGGCCAGTGGATGGCACGACCAGGGCGGCGGGGACTTCCGCAGCATTCACGTCTACATCGACCGTTTCGAGACTCCCACCGACGAGGACGCCCGCATCCTCGCGCTCACCGAGTACGGCGGCTACAGCCTCCGGATCGACGGACACCTCTGGGGCGAGGAGACCTTCGGATATCGCGGTTACGAAACCCTGGAGCAACTCGGCGACGCGTTCCGGTCACTGCACACCGAGCAGATCATTCCGGCTATCCCGGAGGGATTGAGCGCGACCGTCTACACCCAACTGTCTGATGTCGAGGATGAGATCAACGGTCTGCTCAGCTACGACCGGGCGGTCACCAAGCCCACGGCGCAGTTGATCAGGGAGGTGAACCGGCGCCTACGGCTGTAGCCGCCGGCGTAGGCCGCCCCACGGTGTCAGACCTTCCTGGTACCCCTTGGTGGTCATCGTCCAGGGAAGGCGCATCCAGTGATCGATCTCGTCAGCGGAGACCTGTTGACAGACAACGCCGACGTTCTCGTCAATCCGGTGAACGTCGTCGGCGTCATGGGAAAGGGCCTCGCCCTACAGTTCAAGCGGGCCTTTCCCACGAACTTCTCCGTCTATCGCGACGCCTGTCAGCGGGGAGAGCTCCAGGCGGGCGTGATACTCGCGGTCCGGGTCGACGATCGTTGGATCGTGAACCTTCCGACGAAGCGCCACTGGCGCCAACCCTCCCGGCTGTCGGATGTCGCGGCCGGTCTGGACGGACTCGTCGAGTTCGTGCTGTCGAACCCGGTTGAGAGCGTCGCGATCCCGCCGTTGGGCGCCGGCAACGGCGGGTTGCCCTGGCCTCGGGTTCGCCGACCTCATTCACGAGAAACTGGAGCCGCTCGACCTGTCGATCAGGTTGTATCAACCGGCCGCCTCCGGCCGGTGAGCCGACGAACCGCCCGACCAACACAAGCGACTTTACACAGTGGACTGGCGTGTAATCACAACGAGGCTGGTCGCAGCACGGTTACCGTCGGGTAGCAGTTGATTTCGGCAAGAATCTTCATTGGGCGCTCAAATGACGGCGACAGTTGACGTGGCTCTTAACATCGAATACGTTCAATGAGCTTTTGCTCATCGAGTTATGCCCCGAAGAGCCATATCGACAGGTAAAGCCAGGACGTTGCGCCCTCGCCGACGAAGGCGACGACGTTCACCCTTAACCGTGAGGTACCCATGCCCGAAGCACACATCAGTCGACGCCGCGCCCTCCTTCTCGCGGCCGGCGGCCTGGCGGCCGTCCCACTTCTCGGTGTCGGCCAAGCGCTCGCCGACACCTCCACCTCGGCGAAGCCCCGGGTGTACATCGACCCAGGTCACGGCGGAACCGACCCGGGAGCCGTCGGCAACGGCCTCCAGGAGAAGAACCTGACGCTGGCGATCGCGCTCGGAGTGCGCGACCACCTCAACGCCAACTGGGACGTCGACATCCGGATGTCCCGCACCACCGACCTGACCCGCAGCCTCAGCTACCGGTCCTCCGACGCGAACTCCTGGGGCGCCGACATCTTCGTCAGCGTCCACATCAACGCCGGCGGCGGCACCGGATTCGAGAGCTTCCGCTACACCAGCGCCTCAGCCGGATCGGTGGCGTTGCAGAACGCGATGCACCCGCAGATCCTGGCCGGAATGCGCACGTCCGGATCCATCACCGACCGGGGTCGCAAGACCGGCAACCTCCACGTGCTGCGGGAGACCCGGATGCCGGCGATCCTCACCGAGAACCTGTTCATCGACCGGGCGGCCGACGCCGCGCTGCTCAAGAGCTCCGCGTTCCTGGCCGCCACCGCTCGCGGGCACGCCCAAGGCATCGCGCAGTACCTCGGACTCGGCGGCGGAACGCCCAGCCCGACCTGGCCGACGCTGCGCAACGGCTCCTCCGGCGAGAACGTTCGCACGTTGCAGTACCTGCTGCTGCAACACAACCAGAACCTCGTCGTCGACGGATCGTTCGGCCCGGCCACCGAAAGCGCGGTGCGCACGGTACAGAGCAGCCGAAACCTCACCGTCGACGGCGTCGTCGGTCCGAAAACCTGGACGTCGATCGTCGTGACGCGTCGCCAGGGCGACAACGGTGACGCGGTGCGCGGCATCCAGCGGTCGCTGTCGAGCAAGCACGGCATCGCCACCACCGTGGACGGCAGCTTCGGGCCGGGCACCGACACCTCGGTCCGCACCTTCCAGTCCCGGAAGAAACTGACCGTCGACGGCGTCGTCGGTCCGATCTCCTGGCAGGCCCTACTGGGGTAACCGGCGTCAACGACGATGGCCCGTGCGATCGCACGGGCCATCGTCGTTCATCGGAAGTGCTCAGTGGATCACGACCGAGGTCGGGGCCGCGTCCCCCTGCTCGGTCGGGGGTTGCCTCTTGCGGCGCAGGAACAGCGCCGGAATCAGGGTCAGCAGCATCATCGCCCAGGCGACCCAGTAGGTCGAGGCGAATGCGTCGGCCCCCTCGGCGAGTCCGGTCGCGATCGCCTGCGGCCCCAACTGCTCCGCGATCGACGGATCGCGTTGAGCACCGATGGCCGCCTGCGCCAACGGCGACTCCTTCAAGCCGTTGGTCAGCAGAACCGACATGATGGCCACACCGATCGAGCTGGCGATCTGCTGACTGATGTTGAGCAGGGTCGTCCCCCGCGCCACCTTCTGGTCGGTGAGGGTTCGCAGCGCCGCCGTCATCAACGGCGTCATCGTCGCACCCATGCCGAGCCCCAACACGAACAGGCAGGACAACAGGAAGCCGTAGGAGGTGTCGGCGCTGATCTGGGTCAGCGGGAACATGCCCGCCACGATCAGCAGCAGTCCGAACGGAACGATCCGGCCCACCGGTATGCGGTCGGCGAGGCGGCCCGCGATCGGCATCGTCAACATCGCGCCCAGCCCCTGCGGTGCCACCAGCAACCCCGCGTGCAGAGTGTCCTCGCCGCGGATCTGCTGGAAGTAGGTCGGAACCAGCAGCAGGCCGCCGAAGAACGCCGCACCGAACAGGAAGACGGTGATCACCGATACGGTCAGGTCGCGGTTGGCGAACAACCGCAGGTCCAGCAGCGGATGTTTCGGCCGGAACGAGTAGAGCACGAACGCGATGATCAGCACCGCGCCGATCAGCATCGGCACCCAGACCCGGGTGGCCGTCACGGTGCCCTCATCGGGGATCGTCGACACGCCGAACAGGAACAACGCCAAGCCCGGCGACATCAGCAGCATGCCGATGAGGTCGAAACGCTCCGACGCCTTGGCCTTGTCGGACGGCAACACGAAGAAGGCGTAGACCAATGCGATCACGCCGATCGGCAGGTTGATCAGGAAGATCCAGTGCCACGACACCGCCTCGATCAGCCAACCGCCGAGGATCGGGCCCATGATCGGTCCCAGCAGCATCGGGATGCCCATGATCGCCATGAGGCGGCCCATCCGCTGTGGACCGGCGGCCCGGGTCATGATCGTCATGCCCAGCGGCATCAGCATTCCACCGCCCAAGCCCTGCACGACCCGGAAGGCGATCAACATGTTGATGTCGTTGGCGGCGGCGCACAGTACCGAACCGGCGGTGAACAGCACCAGGGCCAACAGGTACAGCCGTTTGGTGCCGAACCGGTCGGCGGCCCAACCGGTCAACGGAATCACGGTGGCCAGCGACAGGGTGTACGCCGTCACGGTCCAGGCGACGTGGGCGTAGGAGACCGGGTTGTCCGGGCTTCCCAGATCAACTTGGAATGTCGGCAGCGCGACATTGACGACCGTGATGTCGA
Proteins encoded:
- a CDS encoding pyridoxal phosphate-dependent decarboxylase family protein, with amino-acid sequence MDPKLADDHAAFADLLAVVAEDAARYAVGLEDRPAAVTAEPVEHPSLPERGVGLSGALDRFAREWEPGLSGSAGGRYLGFVTGGATPAAVAGDWLTSVFDQNAAGDGVSASDALERHTLTWLAEMLGLPSAMPGSFVTGATMSNVVGLAVAREWLGEQLGVSVFEAGVAALGEITVLSATPHSSIYKALSLLGIGRGALRIVQSLPGREAVDPAALRADLAALNGRPAIVVANSGTVNTADFDDLSSVGRLREDFPFWLHVDAAFGGFAALSPEHAHLVHGLHLADSICVDLHKWLNVPYDSGVQFTHRTDLQARVFHNHAAYLGEPGDDPGFVHLTPENSRRMRALAAWFTLTAYGRSGHREIVERDIAAARRFGDLVDELPTVRLLDPVRLNVVCFTLTERPTTERVSALLETVAESGDAFLTPTIHRGLPAIRAAFSNWRTTPADVDRVAAALVTALEA
- a CDS encoding GNAT family N-acetyltransferase; amino-acid sequence: MTNYAAVITDFWQTMFRGDVRYGDETVTVTANPDLAHDRRAMVLETVEGPAALVVTPDLAERLDFSGRPDLSELRRRLSDVDITLHGADHLFYFTRAARDRLLAEGPADHVRQLTRQDVDLFDAFTSSASESDLDDAFVELDHWAVFGVFEDGRLVAAASMYPWQKSTLADVGVLTLPSYRGRGHARHVVRAICRYAYHQRHQPQYRCQLDNDASVALARSAGLTRFGQWDVVAE
- a CDS encoding SigE family RNA polymerase sigma factor, with protein sequence MADFDDFVRGRGGALLRFAFLLCGDRHRAEDLVQEALMRCHHRWRRIERLAGPEAYVRKVILRQFLSWRRLRSSREIAADRIPDRRVDGEADTFAERSAIRDVLGSLPRRQRAVLVLRFYEDLPDGAIADLLGCSPATVRVHAGRALASLRRHPEFTASGVDHD
- a CDS encoding serine hydrolase domain-containing protein, whose protein sequence is MPRYPMPKNHLSQSHLSRRPLSRHLPSRNSPAIPRRDLLRLLSIAAVIPPLSAVLGGCESSTGDPVRDIENLLADRLADNANLTLGVVADGEVRYRGDFGSIDRERDLPATSRSVYDIGSVTKQFTAAAVLALEMDGALRVTDSVADHLPELNRTDVTIHHLLTHTSGLVDVLGADDDPVGRDDFIAEAAATPPTSPPGRYAYSNVGYSLLGAIIERATDLSYEEYLARRLFAPAAMTDTGYVLPQWDSRDIVVEYDERSRPHGRPNEQPWANDGPYWNLRANGGVLSTADDMCRWLLALDGTDILSEPMATKMFTPHTPEEDDSSWYGYGWVILEESGHRLAWHNGGNDRSYSEILRDLDTGTALFWSTNQVADIDAWDLAESDLTFELLTVLRRFGW
- a CDS encoding alpha/beta hydrolase produces the protein MTDLAQNTEETQSPRRPRRWRRLVTVTLVVLIVLLGGVVGGAGWYFSGEVVNVTHGEYDYPVTVAAVNGTEVTLPVTDETTRPGVWGLHWPEGRALLGDVLRIEDGFVVRPIQRILYGTLTAGTATRIDLWAVGEDPETAFGIPYETVDIDTELGGAPAWYVPADGDTWVIAVHGRNAGPREALRIIPTLHAAGMPVLSITHRNDEGAPASPDGLHHLGDTEWRDVAAAVDYAVAAGASDVVLYGWSMGGAVVMTAARRMDDRDLVSGVILDSPVLDWGSTLDKQGAQRSVPAPIVTVAKWLVEWRVDLDLTDLDQRRFAAEVAIPILLFADLDDETVDVAASLEFAEAVDPALMTLVTTTAGHTASWNENPAGYESAVTKFVTDR
- a CDS encoding glycoside hydrolase family 2 protein, whose protein sequence is MTELLTRWGAQLDPEEILPEYPRPQLVRDSYLNLNGRWDYVITPAEVTEPDRFDGTILVPFSPEAPLSGVDRQLLPDQRLWYRRTFELPPGFRRDRVLLHFGAVDESCQVFLNGSSVGSHSGGYWPFHCDITDALEDGVNTILVAVRDSTDTDGHAHGKQRLERGGIWYTAQSGIWQTVWLESVPTSHITSLSVTPHLDDESIEITVYSSGAEERAQITIRDGEEIVATARINSGQPTMIPLARPRMWSPEDPHLYDLTVQLGDDEVGSYFGMRSFGIGEDDAGVPRILLNGRPYFHAGVLDQGYWPDGLYTAPSDAAMIHDIATMKDLGYTMLRKHIKIEPLRWYYHCDRLGMLVWQDLVNGGGPADPQVAKVPRGAHLDDTDLERFGRADRGNRKEFRRQLRQTVALLRNVVSLAVWVPFNEGWGQFEAAAITEELAGLDPTRLIDQASGWHDQGGGDFRSIHVYIDRFETPTDEDARILALTEYGGYSLRIDGHLWGEETFGYRGYETLEQLGDAFRSLHTEQIIPAIPEGLSATVYTQLSDVEDEINGLLSYDRAVTKPTAQLIREVNRRLRL
- a CDS encoding macro domain-containing protein, giving the protein MNVVGVMGKGLALQFKRAFPTNFSVYRDACQRGELQAGVILAVRVDDRWIVNLPTKRHWRQPSRLSDVAAGLDGLVEFVLSNPVESVAIPPLGAGNGGLPWPRVRRPHSRETGAARPVDQVVSTGRLRPVSRRTARPTQATLHSGLACNHNEAGRSTVTVG
- a CDS encoding N-acetylmuramoyl-L-alanine amidase — protein: MPEAHISRRRALLLAAGGLAAVPLLGVGQALADTSTSAKPRVYIDPGHGGTDPGAVGNGLQEKNLTLAIALGVRDHLNANWDVDIRMSRTTDLTRSLSYRSSDANSWGADIFVSVHINAGGGTGFESFRYTSASAGSVALQNAMHPQILAGMRTSGSITDRGRKTGNLHVLRETRMPAILTENLFIDRAADAALLKSSAFLAATARGHAQGIAQYLGLGGGTPSPTWPTLRNGSSGENVRTLQYLLLQHNQNLVVDGSFGPATESAVRTVQSSRNLTVDGVVGPKTWTSIVVTRRQGDNGDAVRGIQRSLSSKHGIATTVDGSFGPGTDTSVRTFQSRKKLTVDGVVGPISWQALLG
- a CDS encoding DHA2 family efflux MFS transporter permease subunit, translated to MTESQRSPAADTKLDAGVLKVAGVVVLGAIMSILDITVVNVALPTFQVDLGSPDNPVSYAHVAWTVTAYTLSLATVIPLTGWAADRFGTKRLYLLALVLFTAGSVLCAAANDINMLIAFRVVQGLGGGMLMPLGMTIMTRAAGPQRMGRLMAIMGIPMLLGPIMGPILGGWLIEAVSWHWIFLINLPIGVIALVYAFFVLPSDKAKASERFDLIGMLLMSPGLALFLFGVSTIPDEGTVTATRVWVPMLIGAVLIIAFVLYSFRPKHPLLDLRLFANRDLTVSVITVFLFGAAFFGGLLLVPTYFQQIRGEDTLHAGLLVAPQGLGAMLTMPIAGRLADRIPVGRIVPFGLLLIVAGMFPLTQISADTSYGFLLSCLFVLGLGMGATMTPLMTAALRTLTDQKVARGTTLLNISQQIASSIGVAIMSVLLTNGLKESPLAQAAIGAQRDPSIAEQLGPQAIATGLAEGADAFASTYWVAWAMMLLTLIPALFLRRKRQPPTEQGDAAPTSVVIH